In Lepidochelys kempii isolate rLepKem1 chromosome 8, rLepKem1.hap2, whole genome shotgun sequence, a single genomic region encodes these proteins:
- the UCK2 gene encoding uridine-cytidine kinase 2 isoform X1 codes for MAGDSEQSLQEHEQPGGEEPFLIGVSGGTASGKSSVCARIVQLLGQNEVDYRQKQVVILSQDSFYRVLTSEQKSKALKGQFNFDHPDAFDNELIVKTLKEIMEGKTVQIPVYDFVSHSRKEETVTVYPADVVLFEGILAFYTQEVRDLFRMKLFVDTDADTRLSRRVLRDISERGRDLEQILSQYITFVKPAFEEFCLPTKKYADVIIPRGADNEVAINLIVQHIQDILNGGHSKRQINSCLNGYTTPCQRQPSESSSRPH; via the exons ATGGCAGGGGACAGCGAGCAGAGCCTGCAGGAGCACGAGCAGCCCGGCGGCGAAGAGCCCTTCCTGATCGGGGTCAGCGGCGGCACAGCCAGCGGCAAG TCCTCAGTCTGTGCCAGAATCGTCCAGCTACTGGGTCAGAACGAGGTGGATTATCGCCAGAAGCAGGTGGTGATACTGAGCCAAGACAGCTTCTATCGGGTCCTTACCTCTGAGCAGAAGTCCAAGGCACTCAAGGGCCAGTTCAACTTTGACCACCCAG ATGCCTTTGACAACGAGCTCATCGTCAAAACGCTCAAAGAGATCATGGAAGGGAAGACAGTCCAGATTCCTGTCTATGACTTTGTTTCCCATTCCAG GAAGGAGGAGACAGTGACTGTGTACCCAGCTGATGTGGTCCTCTTTGAGGGCATCCTGGCCTTCTACACCCAGGAGGTCCGGGACCTCTTCCGGATGAAGCTATTTGTGGACACTGATGCAGACACCCGGCTGTCCCGCAGAG TGTTACGGGACATCAGCGAGCGAGGCCGGGACCTTGAGCAGATCTTGTCTCAGTACATTACCTTCGTCAAACCAGCCTTTGAGGAATTCTGCTTGCCA ACCAAGAAATATGCTGATGTGATCATCCCCAGGGGGGCAGATAATGAAG TGGCCATAAACCTGATCGTGCAGCACATCCAGGACATTCTGAATGGAGGACACAGTAAACGCCAGATCAACAGCTGCCTGAACGGCTACACCACTCCATGCCAGAGGCAGCCTTCTGAGTCAAGTAGCCGGCCACACTGA